A part of Arachis hypogaea cultivar Tifrunner chromosome 12, arahy.Tifrunner.gnm2.J5K5, whole genome shotgun sequence genomic DNA contains:
- the LOC112729880 gene encoding trehalose-phosphate phosphatase A-like encodes MWRFENRRFVFATSLPVAVAMSPSPSQLLKQESEQFRQWKASREKEFLQVYEFIGLTELYYAGSHVMDIIGPVRQAVPDNHPNCTIRSTGNEGKEVNLFQPAAEFLPLIDEVFESLVESTKDIKGAKVENNKFCVCVHYRNVDDKVHWDLVGQIVHDILKGYPRFQLTHGRKVLEVHPMIDWDKGKAVTFLLASLGLSNCDDVFPIYIGDDRTDEDTFKVLREENKGYGILVSSAPKESNAVYSLRDPSEVLLIFFVMFCCCTCMEVKPPKKPFIV; translated from the exons ATGTGGCGGTTTGAAAACCGCCG ATTCGTGTTTGCAACATCTTTGCCAGTCGCCGTCGCTATGAGCCCGTCGCCATCACAGCTTCTT AAACAAGAATCAGAACAGTTTCGGCAATGGAAAGCTTCTAGAGAGAAAGAATTTCTACAA GTATATGAATTTATAGGACTAACAGAACTCTATTATGCTGGTAGTCATGTTATGGACATCATTGGTCCTGTCAGGCAGGCTGTACCTGATAACCACCCTAATTGCACCATTAGGTCTACTGGTAATGAG GGTAAGGAAGTTAATTTATTCCAACCTGCTGCTGAGTTCTTGCCCCTGATTGATGAG GTGTTTGAATCTCTTGTTGAGAGTACAAAAGATATTAAAGGAGCAAAAGTTGAAAACAATAAATTTTGTGTGTGTGTACATTACCGCAATGTAGATGATAAGGTACA TTGGGATTTGGTGGGGCAGATTGTCCATGATATTCTGAAGGGCTATCCACGTTTTCAACTAACTCATGGGCGCAAG GTCTTAGAGGTCCACCCAATGATTGACTGGGATAAGGGAAAAGCAGTCACGTTTTTGCTCGCGTCACTTG GGCTTAGCAATTGTGATGATGTGTTTCCTATATATATTGGAGATGACAGAACAGATGAAGATACATTTAAG GTTTTGAGGGAGGAAAATAAAGGTTATGGGATCTTGGTGTCTTCAGCGCCAAAAGAAAGCAATGCAGTTTACTCTCTCCGTGATCCATCAGAGGTACTTCTTATATTCTTCGTGATGTTCTGCTGCTGCACTT GTATGGAAGTCAAGCCCCCTAAAAAGCCTTTTATAGTGTAA